A single Streptomyces sannanensis DNA region contains:
- a CDS encoding acyl carrier protein, with the protein MNLSELGALLLECVGAPEEGMALEGEEALDTPFLEFGYDSLALLQATSVINRTYGIVLDDDAVMEAETPRMLLQLIGTAPRAGAVR; encoded by the coding sequence ATGAACCTGTCCGAGCTCGGAGCGCTCCTGCTCGAATGCGTCGGCGCCCCCGAGGAGGGCATGGCGCTGGAGGGCGAGGAGGCACTGGACACCCCCTTCCTGGAGTTCGGCTACGACTCCCTCGCCCTGCTCCAGGCCACGAGCGTGATCAACCGCACGTACGGGATCGTCCTCGACGACGACGCCGTCATGGAGGCCGAGACCCCGCGGATGCTGCTCCAGCTGATCGGCACCGCACCGCGGGCCGGGGCCGTCCGGTGA
- a CDS encoding DUF1772 domain-containing protein — MTVVLAVAAVLGSGVTAGVLFAVALSVLPALFAMETGTYVYAHQLLGRNWDPTMPVIVLSSTLADGVLAVAADGVARPLFAVAAVLLLGVSGVSHLCNVPINRRVKAVTDPVVLPPDWEDPRPLWRRYHYLRTALAVLALTLNAAALTAI, encoded by the coding sequence ATGACCGTCGTGCTGGCCGTCGCGGCCGTGCTCGGCAGCGGTGTCACCGCCGGAGTGCTGTTCGCCGTCGCGCTGAGCGTGCTGCCCGCGCTGTTCGCGATGGAGACCGGCACCTATGTGTACGCCCACCAGCTGCTCGGCCGGAACTGGGACCCCACGATGCCCGTGATCGTGCTGAGCAGCACGCTCGCCGACGGTGTGCTCGCCGTGGCGGCCGACGGTGTCGCCCGGCCGCTGTTCGCGGTCGCCGCGGTGCTGTTGCTCGGGGTGTCCGGGGTCTCCCACCTGTGCAACGTGCCCATCAACCGCCGCGTCAAGGCGGTCACCGACCCGGTGGTCCTCCCGCCGGACTGGGAGGATCCCCGTCCCCTGTGGCGCCGGTACCACTACCTGCGCACCGCCCTGGCCGTCCTGGCCCTGACCCTCAACGCGGCTGCCCTGACCGCGATCTGA
- a CDS encoding TcmI family type II polyketide cyclase, producing MHRTLIVAKLRPDRTDDIAKIFEESDATDLPHMIGVSRRTLFRFHGLYFHLVEADDDIGPNLYRARSHPLYDDINTRLAQCVEPYDPNWQEPKDAMAQPFYIWTKDEGRIQ from the coding sequence GTGCACCGCACTCTGATCGTCGCCAAGCTGCGGCCGGACCGGACGGACGACATCGCGAAGATCTTCGAGGAGTCCGACGCCACCGACCTGCCGCACATGATCGGCGTGAGCCGGCGCACCCTGTTCCGGTTCCACGGCCTGTACTTCCACCTGGTGGAGGCCGACGACGACATCGGCCCGAACCTCTACCGGGCCCGCAGCCACCCGCTCTACGACGACATCAACACCAGGCTCGCCCAGTGCGTGGAGCCGTACGACCCCAACTGGCAGGAGCCCAAGGACGCGATGGCCCAGCCCTTCTACATCTGGACCAAGGACGAAGGGCGGATCCAGTGA
- a CDS encoding cupin domain-containing protein has protein sequence MTTAITRTVKVAADEVEANTKRGGDIRTTLSPKTVGCTSGFGGVMTLEPGDWVTEHYHPYSEEFLHVVDGTLEMTLDGRNVVPLGPGDSLLVPIGVRHRLVNTGDTTARCAFHLSPLAPRPELGHVDTEPAQRPEQANPDVGGAQ, from the coding sequence GTGACCACCGCCATCACCCGAACCGTGAAGGTGGCCGCCGACGAGGTCGAGGCCAACACCAAGCGCGGCGGCGACATCCGCACCACCCTCAGCCCGAAGACGGTCGGTTGCACCTCCGGCTTCGGCGGCGTCATGACCCTGGAGCCCGGCGACTGGGTGACCGAGCACTACCACCCGTACTCGGAGGAGTTCCTGCACGTCGTCGACGGCACCCTGGAGATGACCCTGGACGGCCGCAACGTCGTGCCGCTCGGCCCCGGCGACTCCCTCCTCGTGCCGATCGGGGTACGCCACCGCCTCGTCAACACCGGCGACACCACCGCCCGTTGCGCCTTCCACCTGTCGCCGCTCGCGCCCCGCCCCGAGCTCGGCCACGTCGACACCGAGCCGGCGCAGCGCCCCGAGCAGGCCAACCCCGACGTGGGCGGTGCCCAGTGA
- a CDS encoding antibiotic biosynthesis monooxygenase family protein, with protein sequence MRGEGGGEVRVMVYQAAHDEQQLAAVREAYHRVSERLAKVPGMLGNELLRSPADPTALAVMSRWESLAAFLAWEAGADHRQDTAPLRPFRDTRTGAPFAVYEVDAAY encoded by the coding sequence ATGCGCGGTGAGGGCGGCGGCGAAGTCCGGGTCATGGTCTACCAGGCCGCGCACGACGAGCAGCAGCTCGCCGCGGTCCGGGAGGCCTACCACCGGGTGAGCGAGCGCCTGGCGAAGGTGCCCGGCATGCTCGGCAACGAGCTGCTGCGCAGCCCCGCCGACCCGACCGCGCTCGCCGTGATGAGCCGCTGGGAGTCGCTGGCGGCGTTCCTGGCCTGGGAGGCGGGCGCCGACCACCGCCAGGACACCGCCCCCCTGCGGCCCTTCCGCGACACCCGCACCGGCGCCCCCTTCGCCGTCTACGAGGTGGACGCCGCCTACTGA
- a CDS encoding 4'-phosphopantetheinyl transferase family protein, with product MMRPLRHRGPGCSWEPVRGAVAAHGTCVVYAAVDDWLPPDLGAPELAAYLGPDHARLARMPASRNRDRFVAARLLLKSAASAVLGTLPGELELAYKPGGRPFLRGIDQLDVGLSHTEGLLVVGLTRFGRIGVDTEPADRRMLDLGTEAMACTPHEREALERVPAEWRNRELVRLWTLKEAYSKAIGQGLRFRFTEFGFGPGDARLSMLRPDGTPGTGEDWSFHSWLVEDAYTVSAAVNDPGFGDRPETGDALPRLSDPRSSAS from the coding sequence ATGATGCGGCCGTTGCGGCACCGCGGGCCCGGGTGCTCGTGGGAGCCGGTGCGCGGGGCCGTGGCGGCGCACGGCACCTGTGTCGTCTACGCGGCGGTCGACGACTGGCTGCCGCCCGACCTCGGCGCGCCGGAGCTGGCCGCCTACCTCGGGCCGGACCACGCCCGCCTGGCCCGGATGCCCGCCTCGCGGAACCGGGACCGGTTCGTCGCCGCGCGGCTGCTCCTGAAGTCCGCGGCGAGCGCCGTGCTCGGCACCCTGCCCGGCGAGCTCGAGCTGGCGTACAAGCCGGGTGGTCGTCCGTTCCTGCGCGGCATCGACCAGCTGGACGTCGGCCTCAGCCACACCGAGGGGCTGCTCGTGGTGGGCCTGACCCGGTTCGGCCGGATCGGGGTGGACACCGAGCCGGCCGACCGTCGGATGCTGGACCTCGGCACCGAGGCCATGGCCTGCACCCCGCACGAACGGGAGGCGCTGGAACGCGTGCCGGCGGAGTGGCGCAACCGCGAGCTGGTGCGGCTGTGGACGCTGAAGGAGGCCTACAGCAAGGCGATCGGCCAGGGACTGCGGTTCCGCTTCACCGAGTTCGGTTTCGGGCCGGGCGACGCGCGGCTGTCCATGCTGCGGCCCGACGGCACGCCCGGCACGGGGGAGGACTGGTCGTTCCACAGCTGGCTGGTCGAGGACGCCTACACGGTCAGTGCGGCTGTCAACGACCCCGGTTTCGGCGACCGGCCGGAGACCGGCGACGCGCTGCCCCGGCTCTCCGATCCGCGCTCCAGCGCCAGTTGA
- a CDS encoding SchA/CurD-like domain-containing protein, whose protein sequence is MPFAAITYDIKPGHEKELTEIFGDFKRVRSSRVEDASGEQAGTILATAVFLRDDTLVRVIEYTGDLEAVARHMASQPGVREVERKLKPYLSRPRDTDTVEGFVATFRRSLLTTVAQISVRDLPAPA, encoded by the coding sequence ATGCCGTTCGCAGCGATCACGTACGACATCAAGCCGGGCCACGAGAAGGAACTGACCGAGATCTTCGGCGACTTCAAGCGGGTGCGCAGCAGCCGGGTCGAGGACGCCTCGGGCGAGCAGGCCGGCACGATCCTGGCCACCGCGGTCTTCCTGCGCGACGACACCCTGGTCCGGGTCATCGAGTACACGGGTGACCTGGAGGCCGTCGCCCGGCACATGGCGTCGCAGCCGGGCGTGCGCGAGGTCGAGCGGAAGCTGAAGCCGTATCTGAGCAGGCCCCGCGACACGGACACGGTCGAGGGCTTCGTGGCGACCTTCCGGCGCAGTCTGCTGACCACGGTCGCCCAGATCTCCGTGCGGGACCTGCCCGCGCCGGCGTAG
- a CDS encoding SRPBCC family protein produces MAGRTDNHIVIDAPMDVVWKITNDVPNWPNLFSEYASADVLEREGDTVVFRLTMHPDEDGNVWSWVSRRTGDPATRTVRAERVETGPFEYMRIHWEYTEEPGGGVRMRWVQDFHMKPAAPVTDEAMTEHLNVNTKVQMKLIKERVEAAARALSR; encoded by the coding sequence ATGGCCGGACGCACCGACAACCACATCGTCATCGACGCCCCCATGGACGTGGTGTGGAAGATCACCAACGACGTCCCCAACTGGCCGAACCTCTTCAGCGAGTACGCCTCCGCCGACGTCCTCGAACGCGAGGGCGACACCGTCGTCTTCCGCCTCACCATGCACCCGGACGAGGACGGCAACGTCTGGAGCTGGGTCTCGCGGCGGACCGGCGACCCGGCCACCCGCACGGTGCGCGCCGAGCGCGTGGAGACCGGCCCCTTCGAGTACATGCGCATCCACTGGGAGTACACCGAGGAGCCCGGCGGCGGCGTCCGCATGCGCTGGGTCCAGGACTTCCACATGAAGCCCGCGGCCCCGGTGACCGACGAGGCCATGACCGAGCACCTCAACGTCAACACCAAGGTGCAGATGAAGCTCATCAAGGAGCGGGTCGAGGCCGCCGCACGGGCCCTGTCTCGCTGA
- a CDS encoding DUF1772 domain-containing protein, whose translation MLNVLAPLLLLLNGLAAGVLFGTQLGGFPYLASLPTDRYVHAHAFFGQRYDPAMPLCLVGTVVLDAVLAVGADAAPERTLFAVAGVLAAATALISVTKNAPVNRWMRTVDPDHVPADFQNIRVSWGSWNRRRSLLTIVALVANCVALGFLL comes from the coding sequence ATGCTGAACGTTCTCGCCCCTCTACTGCTCCTGCTCAACGGACTGGCCGCCGGCGTCCTGTTCGGCACCCAGCTGGGCGGCTTCCCCTATCTTGCCTCGCTGCCCACCGACCGGTACGTGCACGCCCACGCGTTCTTCGGGCAGCGCTACGACCCGGCGATGCCCCTCTGCCTGGTCGGCACCGTCGTCCTGGACGCGGTGCTCGCGGTCGGCGCCGACGCCGCCCCGGAGCGGACCCTGTTCGCCGTGGCGGGCGTGCTCGCCGCGGCCACCGCGCTCATCTCGGTCACCAAGAACGCGCCGGTCAACCGCTGGATGCGGACCGTCGACCCGGACCACGTCCCGGCGGACTTCCAGAACATCCGGGTCTCCTGGGGCTCCTGGAACCGCCGCCGCAGCCTGCTCACGATCGTGGCACTCGTCGCCAACTGCGTCGCGCTCGGCTTCCTGCTCTGA
- a CDS encoding beta-ketoacyl-[acyl-carrier-protein] synthase family protein: MTRRAVITGIGAVVPGGVGREAFWQTLSEGRTATRRITLFAPAAFRSQVAAEVDFDPAAAGLTARQIRRMDRAAQFAVVSAREAVTDSGIELPAVEPARIAVSLGSAVGCTMGLEEEYVTLSDSGRKWLVDHEYGVPHLYGYMVPSTLAVEVAWETGAEGPVALISTGCTSGLDSVGHGVQLIEEGSADVVIAGATDAPISPITSACFDAIKATTPNNADPEHASRPFDGQRDGFVLGEGAAVMVIEEREAALARGARIYAEVAGFASRSNAYHMTGLKLDGRELAEAITVALDRAKLDPTAVDYINAHGSGTKQNDRHETAAFKRSLGPHAYDIPVSSIKSMVGHSLGAIGSIEVAACALALDRQVVPPTANLRTKDPLCDLDYVPVTAREHAMDTVLTVGSGFGGFQSAMVLARHRRDRRLKGE, encoded by the coding sequence GTGACCCGACGCGCCGTCATCACCGGCATCGGCGCGGTCGTGCCGGGCGGGGTGGGCCGCGAGGCCTTCTGGCAGACGCTGTCCGAGGGGCGCACGGCCACCCGGCGGATCACCCTGTTCGCCCCGGCGGCGTTCCGCTCGCAGGTCGCCGCCGAGGTCGATTTCGACCCGGCGGCCGCCGGCCTCACCGCCCGGCAGATCCGGCGCATGGACCGGGCCGCCCAGTTCGCCGTGGTCTCCGCCCGGGAGGCGGTCACCGACAGCGGCATCGAGCTGCCGGCCGTCGAGCCCGCGCGGATCGCGGTCTCCCTGGGCAGCGCCGTCGGCTGCACCATGGGCCTGGAGGAGGAGTACGTCACCCTCTCCGACAGCGGCAGGAAGTGGCTCGTCGACCACGAGTACGGCGTCCCGCACCTGTACGGCTACATGGTGCCCTCCACCCTCGCGGTCGAGGTCGCCTGGGAGACCGGGGCCGAGGGCCCGGTCGCGCTGATCTCCACCGGCTGCACCTCCGGCCTGGACTCCGTCGGCCACGGCGTGCAGCTCATCGAGGAGGGCTCGGCCGACGTGGTCATCGCCGGCGCGACCGACGCCCCCATCTCGCCCATCACCTCCGCCTGCTTCGACGCGATCAAGGCGACCACCCCGAACAACGCCGACCCGGAGCACGCCTCGCGGCCCTTCGACGGTCAGCGCGACGGCTTCGTGCTCGGCGAGGGCGCCGCCGTCATGGTCATCGAGGAGCGGGAGGCGGCCCTGGCCCGCGGCGCCCGCATCTACGCCGAGGTCGCCGGCTTCGCCAGCCGCAGCAACGCGTACCACATGACCGGCCTCAAGCTGGACGGCCGGGAGCTCGCCGAGGCCATCACCGTCGCCCTGGACCGGGCGAAGCTGGACCCCACCGCCGTCGACTACATCAACGCGCATGGCTCCGGCACCAAGCAGAACGACCGCCACGAGACGGCCGCGTTCAAGCGCAGCCTGGGCCCGCACGCCTACGACATCCCGGTCAGCTCCATCAAGTCGATGGTCGGGCACTCGCTGGGCGCGATCGGCTCCATCGAGGTGGCCGCCTGTGCCCTGGCCCTCGACCGCCAGGTGGTGCCGCCCACGGCCAACCTCCGGACCAAGGACCCGCTCTGCGACCTGGACTACGTGCCCGTCACCGCCCGGGAGCACGCCATGGACACGGTGCTCACCGTCGGCAGCGGCTTCGGCGGGTTCCAGAGCGCGATGGTCCTCGCCCGGCACCGCCGAGACCGCCGCCTGAAAGGGGAGTGA
- a CDS encoding SDR family oxidoreductase: MDLGLKGKKALVTGGTRGVGRGIVLALARAGVDVVTCYQRDSEHVASLERELKETGGRHHVLRADLSRPEEIATLLDEVRERHGDRLDLLVNNAGAISHVPYAELPLEEWQRIFATNVTGAHLVIQHALPLLGAGSSVVSIGSRAVEAGIPLRAHYTATKAALSGLNRSLAKEFGPQSIRFNILALGVIETENFHALPEEQRKLMTERYGAKTALGRLGTPEEVAGAVLWLASDLSRYVTGNTIGVDGGIS; encoded by the coding sequence ATGGATCTCGGCCTCAAGGGCAAGAAGGCCCTGGTCACCGGCGGCACCCGCGGTGTCGGCCGCGGCATCGTGCTGGCGCTCGCCCGCGCCGGCGTTGACGTCGTCACCTGCTACCAGCGCGACAGCGAACACGTCGCCTCCCTGGAGCGGGAACTGAAGGAGACCGGCGGCCGGCACCACGTGCTGCGCGCCGACCTGTCCCGGCCGGAGGAGATCGCCACCCTGCTCGACGAGGTCCGCGAACGCCACGGCGACCGCCTCGACCTGCTCGTCAACAACGCCGGCGCGATCAGCCACGTGCCGTACGCCGAGCTGCCGCTGGAGGAGTGGCAGCGCATCTTCGCCACCAACGTCACCGGCGCCCACCTCGTCATCCAGCACGCGCTGCCGCTGCTCGGCGCGGGCTCCTCGGTGGTGTCGATCGGCTCCCGCGCAGTCGAGGCCGGCATACCGCTGCGCGCCCACTACACCGCCACCAAGGCGGCCCTGTCCGGCCTGAACCGCTCCCTGGCCAAGGAGTTCGGCCCGCAGAGCATCCGCTTCAACATCCTCGCCCTCGGCGTCATCGAGACCGAGAACTTCCACGCGCTGCCCGAGGAGCAGCGCAAGCTGATGACCGAGCGCTACGGCGCCAAGACCGCCCTCGGCCGGCTCGGCACCCCCGAAGAGGTGGCCGGCGCCGTGCTGTGGCTGGCCAGCGACCTGTCCCGGTACGTCACCGGCAACACCATCGGCGTCGACGGGGGGATCTCCTGA
- a CDS encoding AfsR/SARP family transcriptional regulator encodes MDISVLGPFRATLSGVPVHLTAVKPRKVFALLALEAGEAVSVAALVEEVWGEHPPRSVQTTLQTYILQIRNAIAAALREGAEGDSLPNGAKSVLVTEPGGYRLDTHGGLLDAHEFDELSSAGHRALNQGDWPAASSYFGGALSLWHGRALSDVQCGPLLEVEATRLDESRMSVLQRRIEADLRLGRHHELVGELSGLAARHPMHEAVHEQLMLALYRVGRRSDALTVYRQLRRCLNQSLGLDPSPSVEQLHRAVLDSSPQLELDPAAAAASPLLARAN; translated from the coding sequence ATGGACATCAGCGTGCTCGGCCCGTTCCGGGCCACCTTGTCCGGAGTGCCCGTGCACCTCACCGCCGTCAAACCGCGCAAGGTCTTCGCGCTGCTCGCCCTGGAGGCGGGCGAGGCCGTGTCGGTGGCTGCGCTGGTGGAGGAGGTCTGGGGCGAGCACCCGCCGCGCAGCGTCCAGACCACCCTGCAGACGTACATCCTGCAGATCCGCAACGCCATCGCGGCCGCCCTGCGTGAGGGCGCCGAGGGCGACAGCCTGCCGAACGGCGCCAAGAGCGTCCTCGTCACCGAGCCCGGCGGTTACCGGCTCGACACCCACGGCGGGCTGCTCGACGCCCACGAGTTCGACGAGCTGTCCTCGGCCGGGCACCGGGCGCTGAACCAGGGTGACTGGCCGGCGGCCTCCTCGTACTTCGGCGGGGCGCTGTCGCTGTGGCACGGCCGTGCGCTCTCCGACGTCCAGTGCGGGCCGCTGCTCGAGGTGGAGGCCACCCGGCTGGACGAGTCGCGGATGAGCGTCCTTCAGCGCCGGATCGAGGCAGACCTGAGGCTGGGCCGCCATCATGAGCTCGTCGGTGAGCTGTCCGGGCTCGCCGCCCGCCATCCGATGCACGAGGCGGTGCACGAGCAGCTGATGCTCGCGCTGTACCGGGTCGGGCGCCGCAGTGACGCGCTGACCGTGTACCGGCAGCTGCGCCGCTGTCTGAACCAGAGCCTCGGGCTCGACCCCTCGCCCAGCGTCGAGCAGCTGCACCGGGCGGTGCTCGACTCCTCGCCGCAGCTCGAACTGGACCCCGCGGCCGCCGCCGCGAGCCCGCTGCTCGCGCGGGCCAACTGA
- a CDS encoding thioesterase II family protein: protein MRQTKGDRVQRYLAVRPASGRDGVRLFTFHHAGGGAMTFAGWQRRVGPGVSVLPVRLPGRESRRREERITDGARLVEELQSDLGSLLDEPHAFYGHSLGALVAYRFAEHRVCAGLRPPERLAVGACSAPQLPAPLIETLVSPELPDEELILSLGDQQSIPAPLRNRIGWLAGTLATLRADLLLAQDLRSTPVTALPCPLDGYAGEIDPLVSVTEVHAWKHCTTSRFRLRTVRGTHFFVRGRDVPREVGESLRSAFDRT from the coding sequence GTGCGGCAGACGAAGGGGGATCGGGTGCAGCGCTATCTCGCGGTCCGGCCGGCGTCCGGGAGGGACGGCGTCCGGCTGTTCACCTTCCACCACGCCGGCGGGGGCGCCATGACCTTCGCCGGGTGGCAGCGGCGCGTCGGACCGGGTGTGTCCGTGCTGCCGGTGCGGCTGCCGGGCCGGGAGAGCCGGCGGCGCGAGGAACGGATCACCGACGGCGCCCGGCTGGTCGAGGAGCTCCAGAGCGATCTGGGGTCGCTGCTCGACGAGCCGCACGCGTTCTACGGGCACAGCCTGGGGGCGCTGGTCGCCTACCGGTTCGCGGAGCACCGGGTGTGCGCCGGGCTGCGCCCGCCCGAGCGGCTCGCGGTCGGCGCCTGCTCGGCGCCGCAGCTGCCGGCGCCGCTGATCGAGACGCTTGTCAGTCCCGAACTCCCCGACGAGGAGCTGATCCTGTCCCTGGGGGACCAGCAGAGCATCCCCGCCCCGCTGCGCAACCGGATCGGCTGGCTGGCCGGCACCCTCGCCACCCTGCGGGCCGATCTGCTCCTCGCGCAGGACCTGCGGTCCACGCCCGTGACCGCGTTGCCGTGCCCCCTCGACGGCTACGCGGGCGAGATCGATCCCCTGGTCTCCGTGACCGAGGTGCACGCCTGGAAGCACTGCACGACGTCCCGTTTCCGGCTCCGTACCGTCCGCGGCACCCACTTCTTCGTACGGGGCCGGGACGTGCCCCGCGAGGTGGGGGAGTCCCTGCGGTCCGCGTTCGACAGGACCTGA
- a CDS encoding antibiotic biosynthesis monooxygenase family protein has protein sequence MTFRVMLRMEIEPGQEAAFEKAWLEGTDAVTGHPASLGQSLAREEGPGSTYVIVSDWVDEPRFRAFENSPAHLEHRATLHPYRKGGSFHVMRVLHGIEGRAAADAR, from the coding sequence ATGACCTTCCGGGTGATGCTGCGCATGGAGATCGAGCCGGGCCAGGAGGCCGCCTTCGAGAAGGCCTGGCTGGAGGGGACCGACGCGGTCACCGGCCACCCCGCCAGCCTGGGCCAGTCGCTGGCCCGCGAGGAGGGTCCCGGCAGCACGTACGTCATCGTCAGCGACTGGGTCGACGAGCCGCGCTTCCGCGCGTTCGAGAACAGCCCGGCCCACCTGGAGCACCGGGCCACCCTCCACCCGTACCGCAAGGGCGGCTCCTTCCACGTCATGCGGGTGCTGCACGGCATCGAGGGCAGGGCGGCCGCCGATGCGCGGTGA
- a CDS encoding SchA/CurD-like domain-containing protein, which produces MPYAAITYRVKPGHEDEIAEIFAKFQRVDTPDFTGGDGEQAGRLLGTAVFVKDDIVVRVIHYEGDFSAVGRHMAAQRGVHTAEAELQPYLAEPRDTSSPQAFAAYFRDATMRTVAQLTVDTHPTGAPAS; this is translated from the coding sequence ATGCCCTACGCAGCCATCACCTACCGGGTCAAACCCGGTCACGAGGACGAGATCGCCGAGATCTTCGCCAAGTTCCAGCGGGTCGACACCCCCGACTTCACCGGCGGCGACGGCGAGCAGGCCGGCCGGCTGCTCGGCACGGCGGTGTTCGTCAAGGACGACATCGTCGTCCGGGTCATCCACTACGAGGGCGACTTCTCGGCCGTCGGCCGCCACATGGCCGCGCAGCGGGGCGTCCACACCGCGGAGGCCGAGCTGCAGCCCTACCTCGCCGAGCCGCGGGACACCAGCTCGCCCCAGGCGTTCGCCGCGTACTTCCGCGACGCCACCATGCGCACCGTAGCCCAGCTGACCGTGGACACCCACCCCACGGGGGCCCCGGCGTCATGA
- a CDS encoding ketosynthase chain-length factor, which yields MTAAKPTAGQGAGAPVVTGLGICAPTGIGIEAHWSSVLAGKSGIGRIGRFDPSPYPVRYAGQVPGFDTAERVPGRLIVQTDHWTHLALAAGEAALADSGADLDAIGEYEMAVVTSSSSGGTEFGQKEMTALYQNDPSWVGAYQSIAWFYAATTGQLSIRHRMRGPCGVLACEQAGGLDGIAQARRLLRGGSRLVVTGGTDASLCPYGLTAQLTTGRLSTVQDPERAYLPFTAEASGHLPGEGGAILVLESAASAAERGADTVYGRVLGHAAGFDPAPGSGRPRALRRTAEQAIADAGLTPADIDVVFADASGAPDDDRDEATAITAVFGPRAVPVTAPKTLTGRLYGGGAPLDVATALLALREGVVPHTPHVHDVAPGLDIDLVTTAPRELPLRHALVLARGHGGFTSALVLGR from the coding sequence ATGACCGCCGCCAAGCCCACCGCGGGGCAGGGTGCCGGCGCGCCCGTCGTGACGGGACTGGGGATCTGCGCCCCCACCGGCATCGGCATCGAGGCCCACTGGTCCTCGGTCCTGGCCGGCAAGTCCGGCATCGGACGTATCGGCCGCTTCGACCCGTCGCCCTACCCGGTGCGGTACGCCGGCCAGGTGCCCGGCTTCGACACCGCCGAGCGCGTGCCGGGCCGGCTGATCGTCCAGACCGACCACTGGACGCATCTCGCCCTGGCCGCGGGCGAGGCCGCGCTGGCGGACTCCGGCGCCGACCTCGACGCCATCGGCGAGTACGAGATGGCCGTCGTGACCTCCTCGTCCTCCGGCGGCACCGAGTTCGGCCAGAAGGAGATGACCGCCCTCTACCAGAACGACCCGAGCTGGGTCGGCGCCTACCAGTCGATCGCCTGGTTCTACGCCGCCACCACCGGACAGCTGTCCATCCGGCACAGGATGCGCGGCCCCTGCGGGGTGCTGGCCTGCGAGCAGGCCGGCGGCCTCGACGGCATCGCCCAGGCCCGGCGGCTGCTGCGCGGCGGCTCCCGGCTGGTCGTCACCGGAGGCACGGACGCCTCCCTCTGCCCGTACGGCCTCACGGCGCAGCTCACCACCGGCCGGCTGTCAACCGTCCAGGACCCGGAGCGGGCCTATCTGCCCTTCACCGCCGAGGCCTCGGGCCATCTGCCCGGGGAGGGCGGGGCGATCCTCGTCCTGGAGAGCGCCGCGTCGGCTGCCGAGCGCGGCGCGGACACCGTCTACGGACGGGTCCTCGGCCACGCCGCCGGCTTCGACCCGGCCCCCGGGTCCGGGCGGCCGCGCGCCCTGCGCCGTACCGCCGAACAGGCCATCGCCGACGCCGGGCTCACCCCCGCCGACATCGACGTCGTCTTCGCCGACGCCTCCGGCGCGCCGGACGACGACCGCGACGAGGCGACGGCCATCACCGCCGTCTTCGGCCCGCGTGCCGTCCCGGTCACCGCGCCGAAGACGCTCACCGGCCGGCTCTACGGCGGCGGGGCGCCGCTCGACGTGGCCACCGCGCTGCTCGCGCTGCGCGAGGGCGTCGTCCCGCACACCCCGCACGTCCACGACGTCGCCCCCGGCCTGGACATCGACCTGGTCACCACGGCCCCGCGGGAACTGCCGCTGCGCCACGCGCTGGTCCTCGCGCGCGGCCACGGCGGCTTCACCTCGGCCCTGGTGCTCGGCCGCTGA